Proteins from one Listeria innocua genomic window:
- a CDS encoding YaiI/YqxD family protein: protein MPKILVDADACPVKAEIKQVAEQFQLDVIFVASFNHYSVNTNGENWIFVDTGKESADMRMMNLANKGDIIVTQDIGLASILLAKGTYVFSNRGELYREEEMSLMLDIRYRHAKERQQGKYSKGPKAMSDQDRVLFKDRMTTFFKNK from the coding sequence GTGCCAAAAATTTTAGTTGATGCCGATGCTTGCCCGGTAAAAGCAGAAATAAAACAAGTCGCCGAACAATTTCAGTTAGACGTTATTTTTGTGGCTTCTTTTAACCATTACTCTGTAAATACAAACGGAGAAAATTGGATTTTTGTAGATACTGGCAAAGAATCAGCGGATATGCGAATGATGAATTTAGCAAACAAAGGTGATATTATCGTAACGCAAGATATTGGCCTTGCTAGCATTCTACTTGCAAAAGGTACGTATGTCTTTTCAAATCGGGGCGAACTTTACCGAGAAGAAGAAATGTCATTAATGTTAGATATTCGCTATAGACATGCCAAAGAAAGGCAACAAGGCAAATATAGCAAAGGTCCTAAAGCAATGAGCGATCAAGATCGTGTGCTTTTCAAAGACCGGATGACTACATTTTTCAAAAATAAGTAA
- a CDS encoding pyruvate, water dikinase regulatory protein has translation MTQPAVYVVSDSTGETAELVTRAALSQFGQTPKFIHRFHHVDSSHMIEEIVDLVAVNNGIIVHTIVLESVREELNKTAQAFGVPIIDLFGPLLNQLEETYKIKPLSEPGRVRSMDEAYFNKVAAIEFAVENDDGRNPRGILQADYVLIGISRTSKTPLSQYLALKGLKIVNIPIVPEAQIPDELFEIDPKKIIGLKISKQKLTKIRQERLISIGLPGAGTYASNQRIDEELAIFNKLASKLNCFVLDVTNKAIEETANEILIHIGEIVDENLEL, from the coding sequence ATGACTCAACCAGCCGTATACGTGGTTTCCGATTCAACAGGAGAAACGGCCGAACTCGTGACAAGAGCAGCACTTAGTCAATTTGGTCAAACACCGAAGTTTATCCATCGTTTTCACCACGTCGATTCTTCTCACATGATTGAAGAAATTGTTGACCTAGTGGCAGTGAACAATGGCATAATCGTGCACACCATTGTACTCGAAAGCGTCCGTGAAGAGCTTAATAAAACTGCTCAAGCTTTCGGCGTACCGATTATTGACTTATTTGGGCCGCTTTTAAATCAGTTAGAAGAGACCTACAAGATTAAACCACTTTCTGAACCTGGCCGCGTTCGTTCGATGGATGAAGCTTATTTCAATAAAGTAGCCGCAATCGAATTTGCCGTAGAGAATGACGATGGTCGTAATCCAAGAGGCATTTTGCAAGCGGATTATGTATTAATTGGTATTTCAAGAACCTCAAAAACTCCTTTATCGCAATATTTGGCGCTTAAAGGTTTAAAAATCGTCAATATTCCAATCGTTCCAGAAGCACAAATCCCAGATGAACTTTTTGAAATTGACCCTAAAAAAATAATTGGTCTAAAAATTAGTAAACAAAAATTAACAAAAATTAGACAAGAGCGTTTAATTTCGATTGGTTTACCTGGTGCTGGTACTTATGCAAGTAATCAACGAATTGATGAAGAATTAGCGATTTTTAATAAACTAGCCAGTAAATTAAATTGTTTCGTGTTAGATGTGACTAATAAAGCCATTGAAGAGACTGCAAACGAGATTTTAATCCACATTGGTGAAATTGTTGATGAAAATTTAGAATTATAA